CGAGCGCACCTCGCTGAGGGCCGACATCAACTACAGGGCCGAAGACGCCAAGACGGACGACCTCTCCTTCGACGACATAGTGGAGCAGGGCTACGTGACCTACACGGCCCCCGTGGGCGACGGCCTGGAGTTCACCTTCGGCAAGTTCAACGCGCCCATAGGGTTCGAGCTCCTCGACCCGGTGGACATGTACCAGTACTCGCACGCCCTGGTCTTCAACTACGGCGTGCCCACAAACGTCACGGGGCTCATGGGCGCCTACGCCTTCGGCGAGGTGGTGGACATAGTCCTCTACGTCGTCAACGGCTGGGACAACAACATCGACGACAACGACTCGCGCACCGTCGGGGGACGGCTCGGCATAACGCCCGTAAAGGACGTGAACATCGGCTTCTCGGCCATCAGCGGCGCCGAGAAGACGGGCAACAGCGACGACAGGAGGACGGTCTACGACGTGGACTTCTCCGTTACGGCCGTGCCCAACCTTCTCATCGGCGGCGAGCTCAACATAGGCAGCGAGGAGAAGGCCAGCGCCGTCACCGCCGGCGACGACGCCGAGTGGCTGGCCGGCCTGCTCATGGTCCACTACGACTTCACGGACTTCGCGGGCCTTACGCTGCGCTACGACTACTTCGACGACAAGGACGGCGCAAGGCTCGGAAGCGGCGTGAAGGAGACGCGCCAGGCCTACACCATCGCCCCCACCTTCTCGGTCGGCGACCACACACACATCGTCGTCGAGTACCGCCGCGACAAGTCGGACGCCAAGGTCTTCGGCCCCGCCGGCGCCATGCAGGACAAGATGGACTCGGCGGCCGTGAGGCTCACATACGCCTTCTGAATCATTCACACCGCCGGTCCCTTCTCCAGAGGGGCCGGCGGTGAAGAAAACGACGGCTCTCTTTTTCGCCTTGGAGGAGGGCGGCAACGACGCCGCGAAGCCCCTCCGGTCTTCAACGAAGAAACCTGCCAGGGAGGTACGACGACGTGCTCAGAGTATTTTCAAGGGCCATCCATGCCATCCATCAAAAGACTTTCAGCGCCGCCGCCCCGCGGCCCCTGCCGGCGGCGCTCGGTATTTCACTGATCCTTCTGACGGCCGCCGACGCGCGGGCCGCCGGAAGCGGCGCCATAGACAAGGCCGACACGGCCTGGGTGCTCGTCTCCACGGCGCTGGTGATGTTCATGACGCCCGGGCTCGCCTACTTCTACGCGGGCATGGTGCGAAAGAAAAACGTCCTCGACACGCTGATGCACAGTTTTTTCATGCTCTGCCTCATCAGCGTGCAGTGGATGGCGCTCGGCTACACGCTCTCTTTCGGCCCCGACCTTGGAGGCCTTGTGGGAGGACCGCGCCACCTCATGCTCTCGGGCGTCGGCATGGAGCCGGAGGGCACGATCCCGCACCTCCTCTTCATGATGTTCCAGGGCACCTTCGCCGCCATAACGGTGGCCCTCATAACAGGGGCCGTGGTGGAGAGGATGAAGTTCTGCGCCGTAGTCGCCTTCGGGCTCCTCTGGGCGACGCTCGTCTACGACCCCCTCTGCCACTGGGTCTGGGGCGGAGGATGGCTCTCGGAGCTCGGCGTCCTCGACTTCGCCGGCGGGATGGTGGTCCACATAAGCTGCGGCGTGTCGGCCCTGGTGGCGGCCCTGGTCCTGGGACCGCGAAAGGGCTACCCCAGGGAGGCCATGATGCCCCACAACCTGGGCCTCACGGCCGTGGGCATGGGCATACTCTGGTTCGGCTGGTTCGGCTTCAACGCCGGGAGCGCCCTGGCGGCCGACGGCGTCGCCGCCAACACACTTGTGACGACCCACATGGCCGCCTCGATGGGCACGCTCACATGGGTCTTCACCGAGTGGCTCCACAGGGGCAAGCCCACCATGCTCGGCGCCGTCTCCGGGGCCGTGGCCGGACTGGGCTCCATAACGCCGGCGTCGGGCTTCGTCACACCGGCCTTCGCGGTGCTCATAGGACTCGTCGGAGGGCTTGTCTGTTACTGGGCGGTGAGCGTGCTCAAGCCGCGGCTCGGCTACGACGACTCGCTCGACGTCTTCGGCATCCACGGCGTGAGCGGCATCTGGGGGAGCCTCTCCATCGGGCTCTTCGCCTCGGTGGGCGCCGAGGGACTGGTCTTAGGCAACGGGGGACAGCTCCTCAGCCAGCTCACCGGCGTGCTCGTCACCATCGCGCTCTCGGCCGGCGGCACCTTCGCCGTCCTCAAGGTCGTCGACGCGACC
This DNA window, taken from Deltaproteobacteria bacterium, encodes the following:
- a CDS encoding ammonium transporter, which encodes MDKADTAWVLVSTALVMFMTPGLAYFYAGMVRKKNVLDTLMHSFFMLCLISVQWMALGYTLSFGPDLGGLVGGPRHLMLSGVGMEPEGTIPHLLFMMFQGTFAAITVALITGAVVERMKFCAVVAFGLLWATLVYDPLCHWVWGGGWLSELGVLDFAGGMVVHISCGVSALVAALVLGPRKGYPREAMMPHNLGLTAVGMGILWFGWFGFNAGSALAADGVAANTLVTTHMAASMGTLTWVFTEWLHRGKPTMLGAVSGAVAGLGSITPASGFVTPAFAVLIGLVGGLVCYWAVSVLKPRLGYDDSLDVFGIHGVSGIWGSLSIGLFASVGAEGLVLGNGGQLLSQLTGVLVTIALSAGGTFAVLKVVDATVGLRVSREEEIEGLDLSQHGESGYTF